In Capillimicrobium parvum, a genomic segment contains:
- a CDS encoding aromatic ring-hydroxylating oxygenase subunit alpha, with product MASELKRWATKYPDLGTGPLPVEPYISPEYAELEREHIFRRVWLNVGRIDDVPTPGSYFVREIAVCGASVLVIHGSDGVIRAFHNVCSHRSNKLVWEERGQCGGYLSCCFHGWTYDLEGKLRGVLDEDNFHEIARERLGLSPLATDTWKGFIFVHFQHEPEETLEEYLGGMTEELADHDLGALHLTFRYDVEERANWKVAIDAQNEIYHLPILGPVHGAFTDILETNEEGCTRFSHFKRFGRHTLWATGGNPDYVPAGVEQLIGAVPITPLELPTNSLFDFYVLFPNMVIAFLPGGMMFTYNFWPQAVDRTVWEIRFHFPKPTDAAELVVQHYRKTQLRDALAEDIAGHQNVYAGLASRAKSEFFLQDEEVQIRSFHASWHELMDGAVAVDGRW from the coding sequence GTGGCCAGCGAGCTCAAGCGGTGGGCGACGAAGTATCCGGATCTGGGCACCGGACCGCTGCCTGTCGAGCCCTACATCTCACCGGAGTACGCGGAGCTCGAGCGTGAGCACATCTTCCGCCGCGTATGGCTGAACGTCGGCCGCATCGACGACGTGCCCACGCCCGGCTCGTACTTCGTCCGGGAGATCGCCGTCTGTGGGGCATCGGTGCTCGTCATCCACGGCTCGGATGGCGTCATCCGCGCGTTCCACAACGTCTGCTCCCACCGGAGCAACAAGCTCGTATGGGAGGAGCGCGGCCAGTGCGGCGGCTACCTCAGCTGCTGCTTTCACGGGTGGACGTACGACCTCGAGGGCAAGCTCCGCGGCGTCCTCGACGAGGACAACTTCCACGAGATCGCGCGGGAGCGGCTCGGGCTCTCTCCGCTGGCGACCGACACCTGGAAGGGCTTCATCTTCGTCCACTTCCAGCACGAGCCGGAGGAAACTCTCGAGGAGTACCTCGGTGGCATGACCGAGGAGCTCGCCGATCACGACCTAGGCGCGCTGCACCTGACGTTCCGCTACGACGTCGAGGAGCGCGCCAACTGGAAGGTCGCCATCGACGCGCAGAACGAGATCTACCACCTGCCCATCCTCGGCCCCGTCCATGGCGCCTTCACTGACATCCTCGAGACCAACGAGGAGGGCTGCACGCGGTTCTCGCACTTCAAGCGCTTCGGGCGTCACACGCTCTGGGCGACCGGCGGCAACCCGGACTACGTGCCGGCCGGCGTAGAGCAGCTCATCGGCGCGGTGCCCATCACGCCGCTGGAGCTGCCGACGAACAGCCTCTTCGACTTCTACGTGCTCTTCCCGAACATGGTGATCGCGTTCCTGCCGGGAGGAATGATGTTCACCTACAACTTCTGGCCCCAGGCCGTGGATCGGACGGTGTGGGAGATCCGCTTCCACTTCCCGAAGCCAACGGACGCGGCCGAACTCGTCGTCCAGCACTACCGCAAGACGCAGTTGCGCGACGCGCTGGCGGAGGACATCGCCGGCCACCAGAACGTCTACGCGGGGCTCGCGTCGCGCGCGAAGTCCGAGTTCTTCCTGCAGGACGAGGAGGTGCAGATCCGCAGCTTCCACGCCAGCTGGCACGAGCTCATGGACGGCGCGGTCGCCGTCGACGGGCGGTGGTAG
- a CDS encoding arylsulfatase — translation MTKPFKGTIKLDDRDSVPDWEAYVQPVAPPGAPSVLYIVLDDVGYSAMEPWGGLIETPNINRLAASGLTYTNWHTTALCSPTRSSLLTGRNHTTNGMACIAEATSGFPNANGHIPFECATIAEVLGERGWNTYMLGKWHLVASDEMNMASTKRNWPVGRGFERYYGFLGGETNQWYPDLVYDNHLVEQPALPDEGYHLTTDLTDKAIQFVKDAKMIAPEKPFFMYFCPGATHAPHHAPKEWIEKYKGKFDMGYEAYRELVFERQKQMGIFPAGTELSPLNPYAEEQSVDGKPWPSLDVVRPWDSLSQEVRRLFSRMAEVYAGFLSHTDHEIGRLLDFLEASGQIENTIIVLVSDNGASGEGGPNGSVNENKFFNGIPDNIEQNLKQLDELGSPATYNHYPVGWAWAFNTPFKMWKRYNFEGGVADAMVVSWPEGIAARGELRHQFLHATDVVPTMYDVLGVEMPEVVKGYPQIPLEGVNFRSTFKSDDVPTPKETGFFSMLGSRAIWHKGWKAVSVHPTIAGWGHFEDDRWELYNTTEDPTECHDLAAQHPGKVQEMINLWFHAAGLYNGLPLLDRTAVEVLTDPGRPQVAPPRDRYVYYPDAAEVPESAAVSIRNRSYSIAVEVDIDSDDAHGVLFSHGARFGGHSLYVKDRKLKYVYNFVGDNEQRIESTTEIPTGRVILGASFVREGDGMPTTGTLSLFIDDAKVGEGRIMTQPGSFSLVGEGLNVGRDPGEPVTDDYAGTHPYRFTGGTITEAIVDVSGDQYVDLEMDALAMMKRE, via the coding sequence ATGACCAAGCCGTTCAAGGGCACGATCAAGCTCGACGATCGCGACTCGGTCCCGGACTGGGAGGCGTACGTCCAGCCGGTGGCGCCGCCGGGCGCGCCGAGCGTCTTGTACATCGTGCTCGACGATGTCGGGTACTCGGCGATGGAGCCGTGGGGCGGCTTGATCGAGACGCCGAACATCAACCGGCTCGCCGCGTCGGGGCTGACGTACACGAACTGGCACACGACGGCGCTGTGCTCGCCGACCCGCTCGTCGCTGCTGACGGGCCGCAACCACACGACCAACGGCATGGCCTGCATCGCGGAGGCCACCAGCGGCTTCCCGAACGCGAACGGCCACATCCCGTTCGAGTGCGCGACGATCGCCGAGGTGCTCGGTGAGCGGGGCTGGAACACGTACATGCTCGGCAAGTGGCATCTGGTCGCGTCCGACGAGATGAACATGGCCTCGACGAAGCGCAACTGGCCGGTCGGGCGCGGCTTTGAGCGCTACTACGGGTTCCTGGGTGGCGAGACCAACCAGTGGTATCCGGACCTCGTTTACGACAACCACCTGGTCGAGCAGCCGGCCTTGCCGGACGAGGGCTATCACCTCACGACGGATCTCACTGACAAGGCGATCCAGTTCGTCAAGGACGCCAAGATGATCGCGCCGGAGAAGCCGTTCTTCATGTACTTCTGCCCCGGCGCGACGCACGCGCCGCATCACGCCCCGAAGGAGTGGATCGAGAAGTACAAGGGCAAGTTCGACATGGGCTATGAGGCCTACCGCGAGCTGGTGTTCGAGCGCCAGAAGCAGATGGGGATCTTCCCCGCCGGCACCGAGCTGTCGCCGCTCAATCCCTACGCCGAGGAGCAGAGCGTCGACGGCAAGCCCTGGCCCTCGCTCGACGTCGTCCGTCCCTGGGACTCGCTGTCTCAGGAGGTGCGGCGGCTGTTCTCCCGCATGGCCGAGGTCTACGCCGGTTTCCTGTCCCACACAGATCACGAGATCGGACGACTGCTGGACTTCCTGGAAGCGTCGGGGCAGATCGAGAACACGATCATCGTGCTGGTCTCGGACAACGGGGCGAGCGGCGAGGGTGGCCCGAACGGCTCGGTCAACGAGAACAAGTTCTTCAACGGGATCCCCGACAACATCGAGCAGAACCTCAAACAGCTCGACGAGCTCGGATCGCCCGCCACCTACAACCACTACCCGGTCGGGTGGGCGTGGGCGTTCAACACGCCGTTCAAGATGTGGAAGCGGTACAACTTCGAGGGCGGCGTGGCCGACGCGATGGTGGTTTCGTGGCCCGAGGGGATCGCCGCGCGGGGCGAGTTGCGCCACCAGTTCCTGCACGCCACCGACGTCGTCCCGACGATGTACGACGTGCTCGGCGTGGAGATGCCGGAGGTCGTCAAGGGGTACCCGCAGATCCCGCTGGAAGGCGTGAACTTCCGCTCGACGTTCAAGAGTGACGACGTGCCCACGCCGAAGGAGACGGGCTTCTTCTCGATGCTCGGCTCACGGGCGATCTGGCACAAGGGATGGAAGGCGGTGAGCGTGCACCCGACGATCGCCGGCTGGGGCCACTTCGAGGACGATCGCTGGGAGCTCTACAACACCACCGAGGACCCGACCGAGTGCCACGACCTGGCGGCCCAGCACCCGGGCAAGGTCCAGGAGATGATCAACCTCTGGTTCCATGCGGCCGGCCTCTACAATGGACTCCCGCTGCTCGACAGGACGGCGGTCGAGGTCCTCACCGATCCGGGACGCCCCCAGGTCGCGCCGCCGCGCGACCGGTACGTCTACTACCCCGACGCGGCCGAGGTCCCCGAATCGGCGGCCGTCAGCATCCGCAACCGCAGCTACAGCATCGCGGTCGAGGTCGACATCGACTCCGATGACGCGCACGGCGTTCTGTTCTCCCACGGCGCACGGTTCGGCGGGCACTCCCTGTACGTCAAGGACCGCAAGCTCAAGTACGTCTACAACTTCGTCGGCGACAACGAGCAGCGGATCGAGTCCACCACGGAGATCCCGACGGGACGCGTGATCCTCGGCGCTTCCTTCGTGCGCGAAGGCGACGGAATGCCGACCACCGGCACGCTGTCGTTGTTCATCGACGACGCAAAGGTCGGCGAGGGACGGATCATGACCCAGCCCGGCAGCTTCTCGCTCGTCGGCGAGGGCCTGAACGTCGGACGCGACCCCGGCGAGCCC
- a CDS encoding AAA family ATPase — protein MTSWIDGLPTNPLAEDPEPLPALAGFPFLHAGAGAVIVGPTGGGRSSLVQAGAYDAARAGLRVAYLGSEVTASEWNARARDLPERRGDAIDDELVGELERVRYLELSSVLVQAWDEPDAWARDVPPAYDVVVIDPLSAVASALDLDFDSSNAEFVQFYDRLVQPLVGAGVAVVMLDNGCLRARGPVNRVPISGPGWWSTLERGFPRRRFALEERSGALERERPAGLERHADVLALRRAPGTRRRQAEREMRRLMEAAVPVVVARLTVADAGHRLLDHLTTLGRKRSTLEGYESYLRIHLAPYFGDRALERITGDDVEAFVAHCRRHGQSVKSKLNYLGLLPRSLTTPCVAGGRRRTRASSSTGPGPRAATPTCTSSTRPSSMRSSLPCPTTTWAASSASCT, from the coding sequence ATGACGTCCTGGATCGACGGGCTCCCGACCAACCCGCTCGCGGAGGACCCCGAGCCGCTCCCGGCGCTGGCCGGCTTCCCGTTCCTGCACGCCGGCGCCGGCGCGGTGATCGTCGGCCCGACCGGTGGCGGGCGCTCGTCGCTCGTGCAGGCCGGCGCCTACGACGCCGCGCGCGCCGGCCTGCGGGTCGCGTATCTCGGTTCGGAGGTGACCGCGAGCGAGTGGAACGCGCGAGCTCGCGACCTGCCCGAGCGGCGCGGCGACGCGATCGACGACGAGCTCGTCGGCGAGCTCGAGCGGGTGCGCTACCTCGAGCTCTCGAGCGTGCTCGTGCAGGCATGGGACGAGCCGGACGCCTGGGCGCGCGACGTTCCGCCGGCGTACGACGTCGTGGTCATCGACCCGCTGTCCGCCGTCGCGTCCGCGCTCGATCTCGACTTCGATAGCTCAAACGCCGAGTTCGTGCAGTTCTATGACCGGCTCGTGCAGCCGCTCGTCGGCGCCGGCGTCGCGGTGGTGATGCTCGACAACGGTTGCCTCAGGGCTCGAGGACCCGTCAACCGGGTCCCAATCTCGGGACCCGGTTGGTGGTCCACCCTCGAGCGCGGATTCCCCCGTCGACGTTTCGCCCTCGAGGAGAGGAGCGGCGCCCTCGAGCGGGAACGGCCGGCCGGCCTCGAACGGCACGCCGACGTGCTCGCGCTGCGGCGAGCTCCCGGCACTCGTCGCCGGCAAGCCGAGCGCGAGATGCGCCGGCTGATGGAGGCCGCGGTCCCGGTCGTCGTCGCTCGGCTCACGGTGGCCGACGCCGGACACCGGCTGCTCGACCACCTCACGACCCTCGGGCGCAAGCGCTCGACGCTCGAGGGCTACGAGTCCTACCTACGCATCCATCTCGCCCCGTACTTCGGTGACCGGGCGCTCGAGCGGATCACGGGCGATGACGTCGAGGCGTTCGTCGCGCACTGCCGCCGGCACGGGCAGTCCGTCAAAAGCAAGCTGAACTACCTCGGGCTCCTGCCTCGATCTTTGACTACGCCATGCGTCGCGGGTGGGCGCCGGCGAACCCGTGCAAGCTCATCGACCGGCCCCGGCCCGAGGGCGGCGACGCCGACGTGCACTTCCTCGACCAGGCCGAGCTCGATGCGCTCATCGCTGCCGTGCCCGACGACGACCTGGGCCGCGTCGAGCGCGTCATGTACCTGA
- a CDS encoding HNH endonuclease: protein MCGAWGVPMEIHHRDHDHRDNAVGNLEPLCRPCHARAGREPR, encoded by the coding sequence GTGTGCGGGGCGTGGGGCGTGCCGATGGAGATCCACCATCGCGACCACGATCACCGCGACAACGCCGTTGGCAACCTCGAACCGCTGTGTCGGCCCTGTCACGCTCGAGCCGGCCGCGAGCCGCGCTGA
- a CDS encoding IS256 family transposase — MAGKDSVTAREAAEGVLALEHADLLRESVALMVREIMEAEVAQLVGAELGERAPERRSAQRNGYRQRRWDTRVGEIELEIPRLRTGSYLPSFLEPRRRAEQALVAVVQEAYVNGVSTRKVDRLVEQMGLRGLSKDQVSRMCRGLDEQVTAFRERPLEGAYPYLWLDAKIERVRERGGVRQKALVIAYAVHDSGRREVIGLDVGEAETEAFWTEFLHSLRARGLQGVRLVVSDAHQGLRNAIARVLDAPWQRCTVHFLRDMLGHVGKAQQPMIATAIRQIFNASDGVEAGERLGEVVDRLRGPAPKVARLLEDAEPELLAFYAFPKDHWPKLRSTNPLERMNREIGRRSDVVGIFPNDAALIRLAGMVLIEQNDEWLVARRYLSEHSLKQVLDAAQTGPSPAHDQQEVIELTAA, encoded by the coding sequence ATGGCCGGGAAGGACAGTGTGACCGCCCGCGAGGCGGCCGAGGGGGTGCTCGCGCTCGAGCACGCCGATCTGCTGCGCGAGAGCGTGGCGCTGATGGTGCGCGAGATCATGGAGGCCGAGGTCGCGCAACTGGTCGGCGCCGAGCTCGGAGAGCGCGCCCCCGAGCGCCGCAGCGCGCAGCGCAACGGGTATCGCCAGCGGCGCTGGGACACCCGGGTCGGCGAGATTGAGCTGGAGATCCCGCGGTTGCGGACGGGCAGCTATCTGCCGTCGTTTCTGGAGCCGCGGCGGCGCGCCGAGCAGGCGCTGGTCGCGGTCGTCCAGGAGGCCTACGTCAACGGCGTCTCGACGCGGAAGGTCGATCGGCTCGTCGAGCAGATGGGGTTGCGCGGCCTATCGAAGGACCAGGTCAGCCGGATGTGCCGCGGCCTGGACGAGCAGGTCACGGCGTTCCGCGAGCGGCCGCTGGAGGGCGCCTATCCGTATCTGTGGTTGGACGCCAAGATCGAGCGCGTCCGCGAACGGGGCGGGGTGCGCCAGAAGGCGTTGGTCATCGCCTACGCCGTCCACGACAGCGGCCGGCGCGAGGTCATCGGCCTCGATGTCGGCGAGGCCGAGACCGAGGCGTTCTGGACGGAGTTTCTGCACTCGCTGCGCGCCCGCGGCCTGCAAGGGGTGCGCTTGGTCGTTTCCGACGCGCATCAGGGCCTCCGCAACGCGATCGCCCGGGTGCTCGACGCGCCGTGGCAGCGCTGCACCGTGCATTTCCTGCGCGACATGCTGGGCCATGTCGGCAAGGCGCAACAGCCGATGATCGCCACCGCGATCCGCCAGATCTTCAACGCCTCAGACGGCGTCGAGGCCGGCGAGCGGCTTGGCGAGGTCGTCGATCGGCTCCGCGGGCCGGCGCCGAAGGTCGCGCGGTTGCTCGAGGACGCCGAGCCCGAGCTGCTGGCCTTCTACGCGTTTCCCAAGGACCACTGGCCCAAGCTGCGCTCCACCAATCCGCTGGAGCGCATGAACCGCGAGATCGGCCGGCGCTCCGACGTCGTCGGGATCTTTCCCAACGACGCCGCCCTGATCCGGCTGGCCGGCATGGTCCTCATCGAACAGAACGACGAGTGGTTGGTCGCCCGCCGCTACCTCTCCGAGCACTCGCTCAAGCAGGTACTCGACGCTGCGCAGACCGGGCCATCTCCTGCCCATGATCAACAGGAGGTGATCGAGCTCACCGCCGCCTGA
- a CDS encoding DUF11 domain-containing protein, with protein MARSPVPGRGLAVALAAAALLVAAASATGAARRSDVSIWGHAIPQPIKHGERSTLKFTVKNNGPDGAVGVYLHANVPDGLRIKRWHLYGGRGCRVKGTYVSCDFGDFAMEQTGTVVLRVKGVKDGTWISDAAVYERGNGDYNEGNGQVRATLLVQPR; from the coding sequence ATGGCACGGAGTCCGGTCCCCGGACGCGGGCTCGCGGTGGCGCTGGCCGCGGCGGCGCTCCTCGTCGCGGCGGCATCCGCCACCGGCGCCGCCCGCCGCTCGGACGTGTCGATCTGGGGTCACGCCATCCCCCAGCCCATCAAGCACGGCGAGCGCAGCACGCTGAAGTTCACCGTCAAGAACAACGGGCCCGACGGCGCGGTCGGCGTCTACCTCCATGCGAACGTGCCCGACGGCCTGCGCATCAAGCGGTGGCACCTGTACGGCGGGCGCGGCTGCCGGGTCAAGGGCACCTACGTCAGCTGCGACTTCGGGGACTTCGCCATGGAGCAGACGGGCACGGTGGTGCTGCGCGTCAAGGGCGTCAAGGACGGCACGTGGATCTCCGACGCCGCGGTCTACGAGCGCGGCAACGGCGACTACAACGAGGGCAACGGGCAGGTCCGCGCGACGCTGCTCGTGCAGCCCCGCTGA
- a CDS encoding SDR family NAD(P)-dependent oxidoreductase: MTGKVGLVTGGASGIGRAAVLAFAREGARLLVADVDHGGAEQTAQEARALGADAASVGLDVREEAEVERAVGVATQAFGRLDFALNSAGIQGPLREAAEYAEHDWQQVLAVNLTGVWLCTKHEIRAMLRTGGGSIVNVASNFGLVGGVGMAAYSASKHGVIGLTKTAAVEYADRGVRVNALCPGATETPLVGKIVDADPVAGPEIISQITAALPMGRMGRPEEIASAALWLCSPGASFMTGAALSVDGGFVAR; the protein is encoded by the coding sequence ATGACGGGCAAGGTCGGGCTGGTCACGGGTGGCGCGTCGGGCATCGGCCGCGCCGCCGTGCTGGCGTTCGCGCGCGAGGGCGCGAGGCTCCTCGTCGCCGACGTCGACCACGGCGGGGCCGAGCAGACCGCGCAGGAGGCACGCGCGCTGGGCGCAGACGCCGCCTCAGTCGGGCTCGACGTCCGCGAGGAGGCGGAGGTCGAGCGCGCCGTCGGAGTCGCCACGCAGGCCTTCGGCCGACTGGACTTCGCCCTCAATAGCGCCGGGATCCAGGGTCCGCTGCGCGAGGCGGCCGAGTACGCCGAGCATGACTGGCAGCAGGTACTCGCCGTCAACCTCACCGGCGTGTGGCTGTGCACGAAGCATGAGATCCGCGCGATGCTGCGGACCGGCGGCGGATCGATCGTCAACGTGGCCTCGAACTTCGGGCTCGTGGGCGGCGTCGGGATGGCCGCGTACAGCGCGAGCAAGCATGGCGTGATCGGCCTGACGAAGACCGCTGCGGTCGAGTACGCCGACCGCGGGGTGCGGGTCAACGCGCTATGCCCGGGCGCGACGGAGACCCCGCTGGTCGGCAAGATCGTCGACGCCGACCCGGTGGCGGGTCCTGAGATCATCTCGCAGATCACCGCCGCGCTTCCGATGGGACGGATGGGCCGTCCGGAGGAGATCGCATCTGCGGCGCTCTGGCTGTGCTCGCCGGGCGCGTCGTTCATGACGGGCGCCGCGCTGTCCGTCGACGGCGGGTTCGTCGCGCGGTGA
- a CDS encoding MBL fold metallo-hydrolase yields MGRAVEAVAPGVHRLGSPLVNFYLVEEAGCYTLVDTGLPKQFETLIAALDEAGADLHEIEAVVLTHAHVDHVGIAERVRTEAQATVHVHAADAQLARGGRYLRRRGDGTLLPYLRHPAAWQLLLQMASQGATSIPRIEDVTTFMESEPLDVPGRPVPIPTPGHSHGHCALLLADRGILFAGDALCSRNPLTGRQGPQLMPSPFNVSTEQALASLDRLEPLEADTVLFGHGEPWTGTPKAAVERARELGPR; encoded by the coding sequence GTGGGACGCGCCGTGGAAGCGGTTGCGCCCGGGGTCCACCGCCTCGGGTCGCCGCTGGTCAACTTCTACCTCGTCGAGGAGGCTGGCTGCTACACGCTCGTCGACACGGGGCTGCCCAAGCAGTTCGAGACGCTGATCGCCGCGCTGGACGAAGCGGGCGCGGACCTGCACGAAATCGAGGCGGTCGTGCTGACCCACGCGCACGTCGACCACGTCGGCATCGCCGAGCGGGTGCGCACCGAGGCGCAGGCGACGGTCCACGTGCACGCCGCCGACGCGCAGCTCGCCCGAGGGGGCAGGTACCTGCGTCGGCGCGGCGACGGCACGCTGCTGCCCTACCTGCGCCACCCGGCGGCATGGCAGCTCCTCCTGCAGATGGCGAGCCAGGGCGCGACGAGCATCCCGCGCATCGAAGACGTCACGACGTTCATGGAGAGCGAGCCGCTCGACGTGCCCGGCCGCCCGGTCCCGATCCCGACGCCCGGCCACTCCCACGGCCACTGCGCGCTGCTGCTCGCCGACCGCGGCATCCTGTTCGCCGGCGACGCGCTGTGCTCGCGCAACCCGCTCACCGGCCGGCAGGGCCCGCAGCTCATGCCGAGCCCGTTCAACGTCTCGACCGAGCAGGCCCTCGCGAGCCTCGACCGCCTCGAGCCGCTCGAGGCCGACACGGTCCTCTTCGGCCACGGCGAGCCGTGGACGGGGACGCCGAAGGCGGCCGTCGAGCGCGCGCGGGAGCTCGGACCGCGCTAG
- a CDS encoding non-heme iron oxygenase ferredoxin subunit, with translation MRVVCRVGDVADGCVKRVELDGYAPLAVFNIGERYYVTDDTCTHVDASLAEGTIEGDVVTCPFHRGRFHIPSGKVVSRPPKCDLRTYVVEVLGDEVVIVE, from the coding sequence GTGAGGGTTGTCTGCCGGGTCGGTGACGTCGCAGACGGGTGTGTGAAGCGCGTCGAGCTCGACGGGTACGCGCCGCTCGCCGTCTTCAACATCGGCGAGCGCTACTACGTGACCGACGACACGTGCACGCATGTCGACGCGTCCCTCGCGGAGGGGACGATCGAGGGCGACGTGGTCACGTGCCCGTTTCACCGCGGCCGGTTCCACATCCCGAGCGGCAAGGTCGTCTCGCGTCCGCCGAAGTGCGATCTGCGAACCTACGTGGTGGAGGTGCTCGGCGACGAAGTGGTGATCGTCGAGTGA